Below is a window of Brachyspira pilosicoli DNA.
TAATTTTTAACTATATATAAGTATACAAATTTACTAAAGTAATTAGTTATTATATCGATAAGTTTTACTATAATATATATTAATAGTTTTATAATTATTATCTTGCAGAGGTGTTCTTGTGTATAATTCTATAGTAGGCTATGCTCTTAAAATTATTAAAGGTAATATCTTATTTTCTATTATCATCTTTATAGCTATGTCGCAATTAATGACTATTACTTCTATTTTCGCTCTTATGTGGAAATATGAAATACTCCTAAATGAAAATATTCCTTTCTTTAGGGCTTTCTCTATATACTCGCTTCTTATTGTGCTATTTATTGTAGTATTATTAATTGCTATAGTTACTATTATATATATTTTCTCAAAAAATAGCCGTATGTTTTCTACTTTGAGAATTTTTGGGGCTACTAAATTATCTTTAAAAAGGCTTTCTTTATCTCTAAGCTTTTTATATCCTCTTATATCATACATTATTTCAAGCTTGGAAATTATTATAATTTATATTAGATACCGCTCTTATATCTTAACTATTATAAACACAACCGAAGTGTTAAATAATGCTTTTACTATATTTTGTGCTAATGTAATATTATTTTTAATATTTATGTTTGGTGCTTTTATTACTAATACCGTACTTCTAAACAGAGACCCTTATGAAGATTTGAGAGGAACACTATGAATATAAAAATTATTAATATTTCTAAAACTTTTTCTTTAGGTGTAAACAAATTAGATGCTTGCAAGGATATTAGTTTAGATATTAATCAGGGTGATTTTATAAGCTTTGTAGGGCATACTGGAAGCGGTAAAAGCACTCTCTTAAGCATTATAGGAGGTATATTAAAGCCTACAAGCGGTTCTATATATTATGACTCATACAAAATTGATAACCCTTCAGAAGAAGTATTATCAAGCTTTAGAAGAGAATATTTTTCATATATATTTCAATACCCAGTTATTATACCGACAATTAATGTACTAGATAATATTTTAATACCTTTAGCTTTTAAACATAAAATTACAGATGAAAAAATAAATCAAACAAAAGAAAATATAGAGCTATTCGGACTAAAAGATAAAATGCACCTAAAAGCAGCCCATTTATCAGGCGGTGAAATGAAAAAAGTAGCTATACTAAGAGCTTTAGCCTATGGCTGTAAATGCCTAATAGCAGATGAGCCTACAAGCGATTTAGACCCAGAAACAACTACTTTACTTATGGAAATATTAACAACCCTCAACAATCAGGGAACTACAATCATTATGGTTACGCATGCTCATAACATAGCAGCACATGCCAAAAATGTATATGAAATGTCTGAAGGTAAGATTGTTAGATGTCTTAAATAACTATGTAATTTTGCAAAAATATGCACTTTTTTTAAAAAAATATTACTTCTTATGATAATTTTATACTATCACTATTAAATTACTATTGATAATAATATTATTTAGCTATATAATTTTACTCAAAATTTAATAATAAAAAAAGGAGATTGTGTTATGTCTTCAAGAGTAAAAGAGAGTATTGAATCTATTTACAGTTCAATAGTTCAAAAGAATGCTGGAGAAAAAGAGTTTCACCAAGCAGTAAAAGAGATGTTAAGCACATTAGAAGTAGTATTAGAGAAGCACCCAGAATATATAGAAAAGAAAGTAATTGAGCGAATATGCGAACCAGAAAGACAGATAATATTTAGAGTGCCTTGGATGGACGACAAAGGGGAAATACATATAAACAGAGGCTTTAGAGTACAATTCTCAAGTGTAATGGGACCATACAAAGGAGGTCTTCGTTTTCACCCTTCTGTATATTTAGGCATTATAAAGTTTTTAAGTTTTGAACAAATATTTAAAAATGCACTTACTGGCTTATCAATAGGTGGCGGTAAAGGCGGTTCTGATTTTGACCCTAAAGGAAAAAGCGACAATGAAGTAATGCGTTTTTGCCAAAGCTTTATGACAGAGCTTCATAGACATATTGGTGCTGATATTGATGTACCTGCAGGAGACATAGGAGTTGGTGCGAGAGAGATTGGATATTTATTTGGTCAGTACAAAAGATTAAGCGGAAGATATGAAGCTGGAGTACTTACAGGAAAAGGTTTAGATTACGGCGGTTCGCTTGTGAGAAAAGAGGCTACTGGTTATGGACTAGTATATTTCACAGAACTTATGCTTAAAACAAGAAACGAATCTTTTGAGGATAAAAAGGTAATTGTATCTGGTTCTGGTAATGTTGCTATATATGCTATGGAAAAGGCTTCACAGTTGGGAGCTAAAGTTATAGCTTGTTCAGATTCTAACGGTGTGTTGTATGATGAAAATGGAATAAATTTAGACACTGTAAAACGTTTGAAAGAAGTAGAGAGAAAAAGAATAAAAGAATATGCTGATATACATAAAAGTGCTAAATATCAAGAAAATGGCTGTATATGGGATATTGCTTGTGATGTTGCTTTGCCTTGTGCTACACAAAACGAGATTAATGCTGATAATGCTAAAACACTTGTAAAAAACGGATGTAAATGTGTGGCTGAGGGAGCTAATATGCCTGCTACACCAGAGGCTATAGATGTATTTTTGAATGCTAATATATTATATGCTCCTGGAAAGGCTACTAATGCTGGAGGAGTTGCTACTTCTGCTTTAGAGATGCAGCAAAATGCAAGCAGAGATAGCTGGGATTTTGAATATACAGATGGTAAACTAAAAAACATTATGACTAATATTCATAACACTTGCTATACAACAGCAGAAGAATACGGCTTTAAAGGCAATTATTTGAAAGGTGCTAATATAGCAGGATTTGTAAAAGTTGCTGAAACTATGATTCCTTTTGGGTTAATATAATTAATTAATAACTAAACAAATAAGGGGCTTTTAAAGCCCCTTGTTTTTTACATAGTAAGTTTTTTTATTCAACTTTTTCCCGCGTACAAGCTGTACCACCTTGCCGCACGGTAATGCTATGCTTTAATTATAACTTCTTAGTCGTGCGGGGGAGTGCCTTTTAATGTGCAATAAAATTATAAAATTTATAATAAAAAAGCAGTCTTTTTTGTTCTTTGTGCCAATACCAAAGGTACTTCCTACGGTCGCAAAAGAACTGGGGTGCTACCCTACGGGCACGCTTCGCAGGAGGCAAAGCCCTGCAAATAATAAAAATAAATAAAGTTAAAATTTTTCAGTATATTCTAAAATAATCATATTTTATTATGATTTTTTTATTCAACTTTTTCCCGCCGCAAAAAGTTGCAAAAAGTGCAAGTACTATGGGTTTATATATTGGGAATATGTATTAGATATAAAATGATATTTCTAATGCAATT
It encodes the following:
- the gdhA gene encoding NADP-specific glutamate dehydrogenase, which codes for MSSRVKESIESIYSSIVQKNAGEKEFHQAVKEMLSTLEVVLEKHPEYIEKKVIERICEPERQIIFRVPWMDDKGEIHINRGFRVQFSSVMGPYKGGLRFHPSVYLGIIKFLSFEQIFKNALTGLSIGGGKGGSDFDPKGKSDNEVMRFCQSFMTELHRHIGADIDVPAGDIGVGAREIGYLFGQYKRLSGRYEAGVLTGKGLDYGGSLVRKEATGYGLVYFTELMLKTRNESFEDKKVIVSGSGNVAIYAMEKASQLGAKVIACSDSNGVLYDENGINLDTVKRLKEVERKRIKEYADIHKSAKYQENGCIWDIACDVALPCATQNEINADNAKTLVKNGCKCVAEGANMPATPEAIDVFLNANILYAPGKATNAGGVATSALEMQQNASRDSWDFEYTDGKLKNIMTNIHNTCYTTAEEYGFKGNYLKGANIAGFVKVAETMIPFGLI
- a CDS encoding ABC transporter ATP-binding protein: MNIKIINISKTFSLGVNKLDACKDISLDINQGDFISFVGHTGSGKSTLLSIIGGILKPTSGSIYYDSYKIDNPSEEVLSSFRREYFSYIFQYPVIIPTINVLDNILIPLAFKHKITDEKINQTKENIELFGLKDKMHLKAAHLSGGEMKKVAILRALAYGCKCLIADEPTSDLDPETTTLLMEILTTLNNQGTTIIMVTHAHNIAAHAKNVYEMSEGKIVRCLK